CTAACCCCAGCTGAAGAGAGTAGTGGTTGATCCAAATATCATCGCTGACTACATGCAAAGCTTTTGAACTTGTTAAATTCCAACAAAGCAACAACGAAATGGCCAAGTTATTAACAATACCTGGAACAGATTTGGCTGAATTTGAGGTTGATTTACCGTAAGAAGTTATAGCATCAACTTCGACAAGTAGTGAATTAGCAACGATTAATTTTGAAATCGAAAACAATGGATCATTTCGAGAGCATCAATAACTAATTGATTAACAACCAAATCAAGCATGAATGAAAGCTGCAGAGGACAAACTAGTTCTGGTGCTgcttgttaaaataaataaataaaccaagtTAGAAAGAAACCTTGATTCTTCAGTAGGAACCCAAGTCCAATATCTGCGGTCTTCAATTCCCGTAATTGACATCCCTTTGGCCGATATCGACATACAAACCCTTCCCGTCACTCTATCAAGCCACACCTCCTGttcaattttgtcatttttttaataaataaacccTTAATTCGAAAACCCAAAAAGAAGAATGCTAGAGAGACAGACCTTATTGCCGTCATCGAAAGGGAGAGGGCGAGAGAGGAGGGCAAAGATGTCTTTTTTGGAGAAATTGAGGTATCTATCAGGAGGGAGGATATGGAGCAGATCCTGATAATTAGAAGGCAACTTGTTTTCCCAAACGGAATCGGAAGAAGCGGCTCCTCGAAAAGCACGGTTCAATCGAGCCAGATTGCAAATCTCAGGAGGCGTCAAATACATGAAAACACAAGCCACGCAGCTCTCCGGTATGTCTCCCAACCCAGGACCACCCATGCCCGCTCCCTCCGTCAGGTTCGATAACGAGGCGCCCATACTCAAGGCACAGAGAAAGATAAAGAGGGAAGTGGTCAGTTATTGAGAGTGTTTCATCGTAAGTTTTTGCCGGAAAATGGAAGGTAGAGGTGACGAGGGTTTGTTAGCTTTGGCCTTGACTACCAATAGAAGAGGAGGAATTGTGCGGTCGGGTCCCTCCAGTCATGCAATTTTCTTTCGAGCACAAGCAAACAGATTACCCCCTCTCGCTCTCTCTACGtattcttcttaaaaaaataaaaaataaaattatttttatttttatttttatttttttgtctttttggttGTAATTTTTTGAGGTAGCATGTGAAACCCGAGAGCCGTTGCTGTGTAGTGTCCCTTAGCCCAAATTTTTATATAGTATTCTTCtcattctctgttttttttttttaaaaaaaaaaaaagcaataactTGTTTATTTAGGTTTGTTCAGGACAttgtcctctcttttttttttccttttcttttcgcattttatctttattttctatgtttttaaaactattttagaatatttgtttatttaggCTTGCTAGTTCCTCTGCtgctctttttttatctttaaaaagtttcttttcaaaatgtaaaataaaaaaatggcagCAATGCTAAATTAATGGACCCTTAACAAatcattttctaataattttacagataattaaaaaaataaagttatgtcAATAAATAATCTATCCAtggatactaaaaaaaaaaaaaaaaaaaaacaagtaatgctattttgattaaaatgaaTGTCAGAGAAAAAACGTTGAAATAAGTAAAGTGGGATTCAACTGTTCCCAATAATTCATTAATTACTAAGATTTGTATCCTCCGCTCCTCTGTTCGcaggacataaaaaaaatgaagtaaaaaatattaagataaaggtaattggtttaattagtaatttaaataatataattaaaaaaatataatagtagtaaataaattcacaaaaaaaataacaaaaaaaagattaaaaagaacTTCATCTGAGTCTATCTGGATTATGaaacaattcaatattaaagggctagattaaaaaaaacttggttaaACTAGGTTAATTCACAAACTTATCGACCATGGATATAAAATTGGAATAATCTTGTAGAAAAAATGCTtcaaaaaaagtttgaagatcaatcctaataaatcaaatgagaacatgatatatcaacaaaaataaaaagaaaaaagatgaagttCAATCTCtatcaaataaaatgttgaagaataaaaattaaaaaaaaacataattaaaaaaggcaaaaaaaactcGATCCAAGTCCACTTAGGTCAAGATACAAAATCTATAATTCAATCATGATACAAGGATGACCGCATTCGAaggtaaattaaataaaattatgaagcacGGTTATCgaacaacttaatattgaaggggaaaaaatgaaaaaaaaaataaagaacaaagaaaaaatatgagtcaacttaggttaaccAACAAATCTCACGACCATGAGCACATGATtgagataacctaatagaaaggaaatagaaagaaaagtatgaagatcaattttcaataaaccaaatattaaagaatgaaattgaaataaatcaatttaaaaaacgatTGAAAAAAAGTCAATTGATGTTAAACTTTGAAACGGGTGACTGTAGTCGTGAACCCAAGAttgaccataaaaataaaatttgagtcaactcaagttaactcatAAACTCGGTGACCATAGGCATAAAATCGAAATAACtcaattgaaaggaaaaaaaaaagagggtagGAAGGAAgatcaatttcaaataaataaaatgttggagaataaaattgaaataaatcaatttaaaaatagagCATAAAAAAGTTAGTCCATGTTAACATTTGAAATCGACGACTCTAGTTAAGAACCCGAGACTAGTACCATAGATGacaaaccattaaaaaataattaatcaaaactctaaaaaaagtaaaacataatataaaaaagattagctttaaaaaaaaaggggaatgaAACCAGCCCCGACAAACATATTAAATCTGATCTAGTATCTAAAACTCACAACTCATGAACTTTTTGACCCGAGTTCAATCAAAAAGCTTAATTTcccacaaatttaattttaaagaatgaaatcgtgaaaaaatatcaattaatttaaaaaacttgccaaagaaaaagatagcaataaaaagaacaaaaattaaaatttgatagaaaaaaaaccctggaggatgaaattgtaaacaaaaaataatataaaaaaatgatcccagacaaaataaatagtaatcaaaataataaggactaaatttgaaatattaaaaaataaaatgggtgaaattaaaaaaaactgtaattttataacttataaaaaaacagtaatcaaaataatgatgatcatatttaaaagattaaaaaataaaaatggtgaaactaaaaaatatatttgtaattttatagctcgttcaaaataaaaataaaaaaaataataatcaaaagaacataaaccaattgtaaaaaaaaaaaatgaaagggctagtctaaaattttaaagggaCTGGTGATGAATTCGAGAAGGAAAGTGAGaagaacaaggaaaaaaaagaaatagttgTTGGCGTCAAATCAGAGGCACGTATGTGGTCCACGTGTCATAGTATCATGAACGGGGCGTTAAGAATTTTCAAACGCCACCTTGAAAGGCAGTATTTGGTGGCTGGACGACCCCACATATGCTGTCTGAATGACTCAGGATGACTCATGAGCTGTCCAACatgtcttttaaaataatatttgatatatatcaattataagaattattttttagtaacctttaaatctacaataaaacaaatataaaatgacaaaagaaatcataatgaaagaattttgttgattttgtctttaaaagcattaaaataattaaattattttgaaaaaattaaaaagaccaaAACGCACCTTTGAATAggcattgtgtttttttattctaggtttaaattaatgatgttaatatgcaataaaaaaaatcaatttaactccaaataatttgtaaaaaataattgtattattGTGAAAAAAACGTCTTGCCTCAAATGCCTGGTTAAAAGATTTAATAGCTAGAGAATAATTTTGTTGTTATACTATTATAATGAATAGGATTTTGTTTATGAGGTACAGAAACTTCCCTTctctctttagtttttttttttaaaaaattaatttaatttctcaatccttgtattttttttaacctttttgcTTTATGAAGTagcattactaaaaaaaaaaaaacacaaaaattgcGCTCAATGGAAGAGTCCAGATTGTTAACACCCTGAATttctaaatttgaaaataagtaGCTAATAggtaaagaattaaaataaaaataaatgattctattcttattatttaattttatgtgcaATTGCCTTttgaagaagtaaaaaaaaaaaaaaaaaaaagactcagtTAACGAAAGCTAAATTCTACCTTGGTCGCCAAAATGGAAGAGAGAAGAATCAATATAAAAGCCacggaaaataaaaataaaaggcatgacTGAAGAGGGGTTcagttcatttatttttatgttttaaaaatattttaaaaaaattaaattaaattaaattttaaatattttaaaatcattttaatatattaatatcaattttaaccCCCAGCGATGAGGCTATTTTATTGACTAGAGTAGTCgagtctttattttattttttattggtcgCGTGTATTCCTCTCGAGGCCACGGCATGGATTTTCCACCTCTCGTTCGCAAAAGCAACAAAGAACAGAGTACACTCGTCAAATGCTCGCGCTTGGGAtggattaatttatttatttattttataaagtgaaaaaaatgcaGCAGTTAGCAACGCGTTTTCACCGTATATAAAAATCCATTTCagtcaaaaacttgctgcattcttttaaataaaacaaattaaaaatcatttattttaataaatgttatttAATGCTAACTATAGATCAAATTGATTAATTGAGATAAGGATGTATATTGAAACTTATAACCAAGTCGCATCGAAGTTTCTTCAAAACTTTTCCTTTAATAAGACAACAATAAAATTGTTTCTCTTAGgaaagtaataatttaaaactccattaaaaaaattaattttcttgcatATTTCCTGCTTTTCTTatcaatatagttttttttttaagaaaaacatattttttcctTGGTTCTTAGTAtgataagaataaaaacaaatatagatgaTTTGagatatgtataaaaaaatgtttttcttcaattaaaaccccttttatctcattaaattttcttaatttccttttatttttttaatcggaattatttacttttaaacAATAGCTCATCAAAACCATTAATGCaagtttcaataattaaaaaaaaagatatttttttttatatttctaagcaagtgtattataaaagaaaagaataatatattgcTCACTTTCTAAAAtggaaaactttttaaaatctgtttttctaacaattatacgattataaaaaaaaatttgcaagaAAGATAgtgaataaaagaataaaaaatgcaatttttttttataagaatcatAGTTCATTGGAcgaaaagtaaaagaaattcaaagaaaaatatttctgaTTACTATAATGACTTGAACTTGATTTTCatagaatattaataataaccataaacaaaaaaaaaaacaattgcttaGTAGGTTCACATTGGATAATTAACTATATAATtgttaacacaaaaaaaaagcgAGAAACTCATTCGAAAATAAATGTTGAATTGACTGGTGTCTAAACAAATAATAtcccaaatataaattttaagcaaaaaataattatgattacgAAAGCAAGctcaaatctaaaaagaaaatcataaatcaatcaTTTATCAACAACCgcataaaaatacaagaatactaaatttgaaaaacaaatataaaaaaaattataataaaaaaatcaagaaaaaagatattttattcttgtttaatattattgaaaaaattattatgaaaatctCACATATAAGATGATACATAATTCTCCataaagtaattaattatatcattagAAAAAGTCATAGTCATCTTAAAAACAATGTCATTATTTGTTATTAGgagcatattttttaataaaagatagtgagaataaaaataaaggtttttttttaacccatttGAAGTAAGTAGATAAAATGTATGCAAGAgatgtttcataaaaaaattcatcatgatATTAAAAGCaattcaatacaaaaaaatatcaaatagaatctaattattttgtatgtgattgaataaaaacacaaaagttataaaattacataaaaaaactattaagaaatttaaaagccAATTATAAGTTGAATATTTatgaacttatttttcatgttagttACATAACAGTTGAAAAAAGAATTGCTAACAACCTcataaaaacctaaaagatTATTAGAGAAGCAtagaaaaattgaataataattgaaatattatgtcaattttttgttgtgcatgtaaatctaaatccaataaaaaaattaaagaggacAGGTCTAAACAAATGGCCTAACATAAAAAAGGCTAGACGTGCACGAGCTTTTGAGATTAGACCTGCATGATTGactctcttatattttttaaaaaagcggATGATATGCCATCCATcctatattttcttataaaaagttCCAGATGTTGTATTGTCTGATTGTTTAAATTCCAACCACTAAAAAGATGGCTGAAAAATTAgactttaactttttaaaaaaaaactcaaaactctattttttaaagttattttgacctaaaaatatctaataacCATACTTAACACCTcaataaacaaatttatcaaGTCAAAGACCTCTAAATTGgcccaaaaatataaaatcaaacagGGAAAAGAATCTTTCTCAacatatatctattttttttttccaacaagataagggcaaaataatatattttcactcaccaaataaaactcattaatacaaatattgatgtttttattataaaaaacgagcccaaccaataattttttctctcttcaccTATTTCCAGCAaccttctctttttattttttctctcaaaacaAGGACATGGCCAAAATGAATATAAGGAAGTTacggagaaaaaataaaattataaaaactaaaaggagcAAAAAGgtagtcaaagaaaaataaaaggactgaaatgaatatttttgtgCAAATTTTAGAGCGACCATGTGTTTTTAGATGGTCTACACTTTGATCCtcggttttaaattttttgatttacagaataaataataaaaatttggtgATTAATTTGTCCACGTAAGGATttaatataagagaaaaaaaacttttcagaCCCACAAACCATATCAACTAACTAAACCTGTGAACAGATCTATAggctttataaaacttaataaCATAATCTAGTtatcaaaactatatttttttaattatatatataaaaaaaataaatgataataaaatcaagtttaattaaaaaaagaaataaaaaaaacactccatCAAATctgtaaatcaaaacaatttaagttACCTTATGAACCCACAAATCATTTTAagtctataaaaattaaaataaaaaaaaaattataaaacctaaattttaattattttaataaaaaaaacaatcaaatctgAACTACTATTTTAATCCAGCATTGCAACCGATGTAGATGAACAATAATTTTCCCCCGTACCctttagcttttctgttaataattGGCGTAGACGTGGAACCATTGGATAACAAGTCAACTACGTCTAGTTTCCGAGCATTCcactattaattaaatattggtTGCATAATCTTTGAAACAAGAGTAAAGTAAACATGAGGGCTGTCAGGAAAACAACCTGCGGTCTATATCTACGGTCTTTCCACGACTCTTATAGACTTCTTTTTTTGGACCATTCGAGAGTAGTCGGAAagtaatcatatttttaaacttgTTCTTTCAAACTCAgaccgtaaaaaaaaaaaattaaataaaccctCCATTGATCACAAAGCAGCCCCTAGATTCAACAATTTTATCTTTGATATGatgtaatataatataatataattaattgtttaatagATTATAATGAAATGAGTTGAAATATtacctttcaattttttaataagaatcGAGCATATTTGAAAGTgtgattgtgattatttttaaaatgatttttacttaaaaatatattaaaataatattttttttattatttaaaagttatttttaacatcaatacatcaaaaaactaaaaatttttaaaattttttaaaagtatttttgaaatgtaaaaacaaatagatacCGCAtgttataaatcaaataaaaaaattaaaatataaaaaagaacatacAGTAATGCTaggatattttcttttaaaaaaatattaatgaaagtaAAATCTGATATATAAGAGTAATAAAATAGATTGagaaacatatatatacatgttaaGATATctaatcaaaaattaattttttatatataaaaaaatatttacaggTGATGTTCAcgggttttaattaaaattgaagacTTGTTGGGTTATATATTTGTCTACTCTAagttttagaataaataatattaaagctGATTTTACATGTCTTAATCAATCAAACCATCTAAAACATAATTTCATCGACCcaataaaaacttgatttaactTAAAGTgaatatatttggtttttaaatattgagataataatattttaaatctaCCCAGGTTAATTtaccaaaaatatattcttagttttaacaattttattttttgaaattattttttttaattatacaacaataaaaataaacatatgtaAGAAATtgatagaataattttttaaaaaaaaaatcatgagtttTGTTCAAAAGAGCCCCTGCTAATGgcattcaatgaaaaaaaaaaacacaaataagattttaattaatctatctCAAAggatttaaactaaaaaaaaaaattaagagcaaAACTGGCAGAACACATGACACATGCAAAGCCCACCTGTCCCGTAAAAAAAAGGCAGGCCTCCTGTTTCATTCttagttttttctaaaatataaaaatacatcaataatttataggttaataataattataatgtttcaaaaaatgaaattttaattaatctattttggttaattaaaaaaactaaattaaagacAAAACAAGCCAGACACGTGCAAGTGTGCTGGCCCATAAAAAAGGAGGCCATGCCTCCCTGCTAGAAGTGTTTCATTctttatgaaatataaaaatatataaagaatttaTGGATTATTAATATTTGcgatgtttagaaaaaaaaatcacctttataaatatatcatatcCACATATAAGGAACGTTCGATTTCGAAACCATGACCACACAGGACATTGCACTCGACCAACTGAGCTAGACGGGCCTTCATATAAAGGATTaagttatttaatattattgattaaatatttttaaaaagcacgtGTACTGCGTTTTGACAAGGAAAAAGCAGTTCCACACCacaaaccttgaaaaaaaataaaaaataaaaacatgattaggAGTCTgattatttttgagttttaaaaataatttttttaaaaatcgtTTTACCTGCTGCGCTAGCTAGAAACGCttccttctttttatttcaagggttaatttaattgaatgctatttgttgattattttataacacAAAAGACACTTCGTCTGCACTCACATATAATGCATCGTCTTTTGGTTCGATTCCGGCCACCTGAGGTGGCTGGAAGGTCGGGCTTTCAACTGCAAAAAGCTCAAAAACTCACTTTAGATTatagcaatttaaaaaaattaaaaaaatcaaaccatggtaactttaaattcaaaaatatctaaaaccaacttaaaaatctcaataaatctatttatggttttaaattaaatattacgttatctaatagttttaattaaacatctTCATCCAATTACGTTAATTACATCTTATAAAACTGTTAAAAGAACACTactcattaatttttaattaagccaaaaaaagaataatttactcGGATAAATTAATTAGCATCATGTGATAGCGTGAAAAATTGCTAACGTTTATGTTTCAgcgaagaataaaaaataaattttttttttctaatttatgttataaaatgatataatttattttttaaatgtattggTTCCTCTCTTTTTCATCTATATATCTTTTTCCgaaatcaatttatttcatgcaagtattttttttaattaatgtgggtgttcagGTCAACTTGCGTATCTTGACTAAtttcacgggtcctgaagttaatgatcatgtaagcctccagtgatcattatattagtaattataaGGCTCGAATCTGAGATCACAGGGAACAAACCCTATGTCATGTAAGTATTTGTTTATGTAAAAAAGTGATTTACAACATTTCACATCATGTTCTTTCAAAGGGATTaataattaagggtttaatgtTGTCCATTAACAGAGCTGGTAACAATCTCCAAGTATTGGCTCGGTACGGCAATTAAGGAAGTATGCTTCATTATTTGacctttttaaatttgaatattgAGACCAAAATTTAAAGGGATTTatcaaatttcattaaatatgttagattaatatgaaaaaaagcgTCATTGAAATCACTTGGAAATGAACTTAGTCTCAATTAACAAAttagattttcattttattttggtacaatggaaagaaaaaggaaaaactatgATCCTCCTACATAAATAGAACCTAAAAAATCAGATAACAACAAAGAAAGATTCTCCTAAATACATAAATCAGAGTTACTTTTAGCTGCAAGCTTAGCCATATTGTCAGTATGAAGCAAACaaacttttcaattttgtaTTAGGAGttctttgatataaaaaataataattccgAATAAATGATACTTGTTAAAATCATCATGAATCAATCAAATATCATCTGTACAATCAAAGTTGCATATAACCTTTCTGAAACCTCTATCTCATGCCACCAATAAACCATATTTAATTCCTAGTATTTCTGGAAGTAGACTTGAACCAAAACCTCCATAATTCGTAAAACTCATCAACCATCTCCCTTCAGAATTTCTTAAGAGAATCCTCGCCGGGTTTCTAAGAGAGCTGCCTTCCACATtcagtttaataaatttgacGTAACAACCAGTTATCCCCCAAATACTCCTCCCCAAAAGCTAAAATACTCCTTCCCAAAAGCTAAAATACTCCTTCTCCAAAACCACCAGACACCAAACAAGAATAACAAGGAAATGTCTGATATGGCAAATCTGTTATCATCGaatcagaaacaaaaaaatagaaaagataacaTTAGTCTAAACTTATTAAGTATGCTATTAATATTCTATTCACATTAGAGCGAGCTCCCACGAACATAAATTCTCAATTACTATTATATAGGTGGCCTATGATATGATGCCTACCggatcaaatttgttttaacataaaaaaatatttaggcaatgtcaagatttttaaagaaacaagaaaaatatgagaACCAGGTTTTGACTTGgatggatttaataaatttaattaatttgataatattattaaaaaaatatattgacacTAAATAACACAAACTAAAAAAGTAGCAATTATtagctataaaaaataaattgctaaTATCATACttggaaggagaaaaaaaatagttggagACTCATTATTACTCCCCTGTGAACATCATTTCACCATAAAAAGAGAGCTCACTATGACAATTCTAACACCATTGCGAAAGACTGCACAATGACATCAAAAAAGGCCGCACGCACCGCCAATATCATATGattgattcaagaaaaacaattaacaaaaaaatgaatatacaaGTGTTTCTAACATGTTCTTtgtcatgaaaaaaatttaattataaatcgaAAAGCTAATGAATAAATCCaatcaaataaaatgagaattatatgctcaaataaataaataaaaatgagttaTTAATGTTAACTAaagattgaatttgaaaattgagAGAGGAATGTAGATTAAGACACTGATCTCGCAGCTTTGGTTATGGACCCAgttgtatttaataattttatatgtctaaccaatttttttatttaataaaataataataaaaataagcacGTACAAAAAAGTGATTGAAtaagattaaacaaaaaaaaaactactaatattagaaaaaaatgctACAACcttattcaaaaacaaattaaaaatcaaacaatattttattaaaaatataacaaaatattttttattttagttaatcTCAATTAAAACCGAATACTCAATAGGCCTGGCATCCCACACCTACATTTAATTAATcaggtttatttaattttgaactaaattaaaaaaaaaatgaagttataaAAAGCTCAGCTCAACACTTATGCCCTGTAAAAAGGAATGAGCACACATGTGGACTTGCTAAGATAGACACGCACACCTAATCTATTAGTTGTAGCTGTAGCAAATGATGtgtcatctatttttattttttttactaaataaatGACCTAACAACATGTCTTTTgcttatattgaaaaaaataatagcaaacaATGTATTGTTAGCCATAGCAAATGATGTGCCATCTACTTTTTCAAAATCTAACCATCAAAGAGGTGGTTAAAGAATAAAGCAATGGTTTTCTTaacttaaaaatctattttttcaatttattttagcttaaaaacatctaaaaaaccctcttaaactcttaaaaaaactatttgtcaACCTAAAAACCTcataattatgttaaaaaacacaaaactaacATGAAAgagtttttttccttaaactcgatctactttttttaaaaatataaaaagtaaaaaatacctTAGTCGAACTCCTCTagtcaaataaaactaaaaacaagttttttggTTGTTGGAATATGAAcaattaacaactttttttcacCTCTATTATTTTTGATCAACTTTCTCTCACAGTTGTAAATTCAATTactaaaacataaacaaataaaaaactagaccAAACCATATAATTGTCAAACTCAAGGAATCAATAGAAAATTTGGCTAAAACTAAAACACAAAATGTAAAAATAGGTGCCGACAGAAATAGTGCTAGAAAAATATtccttaggtttttttttcctccatatCAATAttagtccttttatttttcatttttcaataagCAAAAA
The Populus nigra chromosome 3, ddPopNigr1.1, whole genome shotgun sequence genome window above contains:
- the LOC133690105 gene encoding F-box protein PP2-A15 isoform X2; its protein translation is MGASLSNLTEGAGMGGPGLGDIPESCVACVFMYLTPPEICNLARLNRAFRGAASSDSVWENKLPSNYQDLLHILPPDRYLNFSKKDIFALLSRPLPFDDGNKEVWLDRVTGRVCMSISAKGMSITGIEDRRYWTWVPTEESRLHLGRFSKRLGRRVCNFDHTHGWDIKPVRFELSTSDGQQASCEFCLDETEQDEANGNQKRGCWIDYKVGEFIVTDSEPATEVKFSMKQIDCTHSKGGLCVDSVFIIPSDLKDRKRRGILK